From the Bacillota bacterium genome, one window contains:
- a CDS encoding aldehyde ferredoxin oxidoreductase C-terminal domain-containing protein, protein MGKILRINMRELTVRYEDLPDKYLLLGGRALTSALVADEVPPGAHALGENNKLVIAPGLLSGTTAPCSGRLSVGAKSPLTGTIKESNAGGITAQKVACLGIRAIVVEGRPAGEGFHLLVVGEDEAKLVPAGDLTGMGCYQLNEELWKRYGTKSGVISAGPAGEMRMVVAGVSTNDGEGHPGRYAGRGGLGAVMGSKGLKAIVVRTDKAFEVPVKNREAFKEAARKFAKAIAEHPVTNAALPAYGTAVLINILNEAGGLPTRNFSDGRFEAAALCSGEALAETVQKRGGKGRTGHVCHPGCLIRCSNIFADEKGEAVCAPVEYESAWALGPNCGISNLDHIAVLNRLCNDVGLDTIETGVTLGVLMEAGVLAFGDGEAAIDLLDREVRNGTPLGRILGGGAEAAGKLFGLTRVPTVKGQGMPAYDPRAVKGIGVTYATSTMGADHTAGYSVASNILKVGGFVDPLSPAGQVDLSRNLQIATAAVDATGLCLFTAFPLLDLDYALPSVVDMLNAQYGVNLTVDDVVDYGKEILKTERAFNRAAGFTEAHNRLPEFMRHEKLAPHGVTFDVPDEKLDEVFNF, encoded by the coding sequence GTGGGCAAGATTCTGCGGATTAACATGCGCGAACTGACCGTCAGGTATGAAGATCTGCCCGACAAGTACCTCTTACTTGGGGGCCGGGCCCTGACCTCGGCCCTGGTCGCGGACGAGGTACCGCCGGGCGCCCACGCGCTGGGGGAAAACAACAAGCTGGTCATCGCTCCTGGTCTTTTGTCCGGCACCACCGCGCCCTGTTCCGGGCGCCTGTCAGTCGGGGCCAAGTCGCCCCTGACCGGCACCATCAAAGAGTCAAACGCTGGCGGCATCACCGCTCAGAAAGTGGCCTGTCTGGGTATCCGCGCGATTGTGGTCGAGGGCCGGCCCGCCGGGGAGGGCTTCCACCTCCTGGTGGTGGGCGAGGACGAGGCCAAACTCGTGCCGGCGGGGGACCTGACCGGGATGGGATGCTACCAGTTGAACGAGGAACTGTGGAAACGGTACGGCACCAAGTCCGGAGTGATCAGCGCCGGCCCGGCCGGGGAAATGCGCATGGTGGTAGCCGGTGTTTCGACCAACGACGGTGAAGGCCATCCCGGCCGCTACGCCGGCCGGGGCGGGCTGGGGGCGGTAATGGGTTCCAAGGGTTTGAAGGCCATCGTGGTGCGCACCGACAAGGCTTTCGAAGTCCCGGTCAAAAACCGGGAGGCCTTCAAGGAAGCCGCCCGGAAATTCGCCAAGGCCATCGCCGAACACCCCGTAACCAACGCCGCCCTGCCTGCCTACGGGACGGCGGTACTGATCAACATCCTTAACGAAGCCGGGGGCCTCCCCACCCGCAACTTCTCCGACGGCCGGTTTGAAGCGGCCGCCCTGTGCAGCGGCGAGGCCTTGGCGGAAACGGTGCAAAAGCGAGGCGGCAAGGGCCGGACCGGTCACGTCTGCCACCCGGGTTGCTTGATCCGCTGTTCCAACATATTCGCAGACGAAAAGGGTGAGGCCGTCTGCGCTCCGGTCGAATACGAGAGCGCCTGGGCGCTGGGCCCCAACTGCGGGATCAGTAACCTGGACCACATCGCCGTGCTGAACCGCCTGTGTAACGACGTCGGCCTGGACACCATTGAAACCGGCGTAACCCTGGGCGTGCTGATGGAGGCGGGCGTGCTGGCCTTCGGCGACGGGGAGGCCGCGATCGACCTGCTGGACCGGGAAGTGCGCAACGGCACCCCGCTGGGCCGCATCCTGGGCGGGGGAGCGGAGGCGGCCGGGAAGCTTTTCGGGCTGACCCGGGTACCGACCGTGAAAGGCCAGGGCATGCCGGCCTACGACCCCCGGGCGGTCAAGGGCATCGGCGTAACCTACGCCACCAGCACCATGGGCGCCGACCACACGGCCGGCTACTCGGTAGCGTCCAACATCCTCAAGGTGGGCGGTTTTGTGGACCCGCTGTCGCCCGCGGGACAGGTCGACCTCTCCCGGAATCTGCAGATCGCCACCGCCGCCGTGGACGCCACCGGGCTCTGCCTGTTCACCGCTTTTCCGCTGCTTGACCTCGACTACGCCCTTCCCAGCGTGGTGGACATGCTCAACGCTCAGTATGGCGTGAACCTGACGGTGGACGATGTGGTAGACTACGGGAAGGAAATCCTCAAAACCGAGCGGGCGTTCAACCGGGCGGCGGGATTCACCGAAGCCCACAACCGCCTGCCGGAGTTCATGAGACACGAGAAGCTGGCGCCTCACGGGGTCACCTTCGACGTCCCGGACGAGAAACTGGACGAGGTGTTCAACTTCTAA
- a CDS encoding MoaD/ThiS family protein — protein MELRVYATLRKYLPAQPLGEGTLFRFEPGTSVAGLLEQAGVPLDQVKIIMVNNRHAGPEHVLADGDRVAAFPPVAGG, from the coding sequence GTGGAACTGCGGGTGTACGCCACCCTGCGCAAATACCTGCCGGCCCAGCCGCTGGGTGAAGGTACCCTGTTCCGGTTTGAACCGGGCACGTCCGTCGCCGGCCTATTGGAACAGGCCGGGGTGCCGCTGGACCAGGTCAAAATCATAATGGTGAACAACCGCCACGCCGGGCCGGAACACGTGCTCGCCGACGGGGACCGGGTGGCGGCGTTCCCGCCCGTCGCGGGAGGCTGA
- a CDS encoding HesA/MoeB/ThiF family protein, which produces MKERYARNLSLPGWTPETQQRLTQAKVLVVGAGGLGSAVLLYLTAAGVGRIGIADGDRVESSDLQRQIIYDTDDLGKAKADAAARRLRALNPQIEATVHRTRLEAENAVRLIDDCDLVLDCTDNLGARILLNRTCLQLSRPWVHGAVSEYYGHVTTLLPSGPCWHCLFGTQTAGNPTPPGILGPVPGTIGCVQAAEALKYLTGIGRLLVGRLLVWDAVPATWDEFTYTKNPDCPACRTEKA; this is translated from the coding sequence GTGAAGGAACGATACGCCCGCAACTTGAGCCTCCCGGGCTGGACCCCGGAGACCCAGCAACGCCTGACCCAGGCAAAAGTGCTGGTGGTGGGCGCGGGTGGCCTGGGCTCGGCCGTACTGCTTTACCTGACAGCGGCCGGCGTGGGCCGCATCGGGATTGCGGATGGAGACCGGGTGGAATCGTCCGACCTGCAGCGGCAGATCATCTACGATACGGACGACCTCGGGAAGGCGAAAGCCGACGCCGCCGCAAGGCGCCTGCGGGCCTTGAACCCCCAGATCGAGGCAACGGTCCACCGCACCCGCCTGGAAGCGGAGAACGCCGTCCGGTTGATCGACGATTGCGACTTGGTCCTGGACTGCACCGACAACCTGGGGGCCAGAATACTGCTGAACCGGACCTGCCTGCAGCTTTCCCGGCCCTGGGTACACGGCGCCGTCAGCGAGTACTACGGCCACGTCACCACCTTGCTGCCTTCGGGACCGTGCTGGCACTGCCTGTTCGGCACCCAAACCGCCGGCAACCCGACGCCGCCCGGAATTCTTGGTCCGGTCCCCGGGACCATCGGTTGCGTTCAGGCCGCCGAGGCCCTCAAGTACCTCACCGGCATCGGGCGGCTGCTCGTCGGGCGGCTCCTGGTCTGGGACGCCGTCCCGGCCACGTGGGATGAGTTCACCTACACCAAGAACCCCGACTGCCCCGCCTGCCGCACCGAAAAAGCCTGA
- a CDS encoding nitroreductase family protein: MDAIEALKTRRSVRKYNRQTVPEEVLLDILDCGRLAATALNLQPWEFVLVTEAATREKVAALTDYGKFIAEAPACIAVFCLRDKKYYLEDGSAATQNMLVAATAHGLGSCWVAGDKKAYAEAVGDLLGVPRKYTLVSLIAVGYRAGETSGPKKRSLAEVVHRERYRR; the protein is encoded by the coding sequence TTGGACGCCATTGAAGCCCTGAAAACCAGGCGCAGCGTGCGCAAGTACAACCGGCAGACTGTTCCGGAAGAGGTGCTGTTGGACATCCTGGACTGCGGCCGGCTGGCGGCCACCGCGTTGAACCTGCAGCCGTGGGAGTTCGTGCTGGTGACCGAGGCGGCCACGCGGGAGAAGGTCGCCGCGCTGACCGACTACGGCAAGTTCATCGCCGAGGCTCCGGCGTGCATCGCCGTGTTCTGCCTGCGGGACAAAAAATACTATCTGGAGGACGGCTCTGCCGCCACCCAAAACATGCTCGTCGCCGCCACCGCGCACGGGCTGGGCTCCTGCTGGGTGGCCGGGGACAAGAAAGCCTACGCTGAAGCGGTGGGGGACCTGCTGGGGGTGCCGCGGAAGTACACCCTGGTCTCGCTCATCGCCGTCGGTTACCGGGCCGGCGAAACATCCGGCCCCAAGAAGAGGAGCCTGGCTGAAGTGGTGCACCGGGAACGCTACCGCCGCTAG
- a CDS encoding glucose 1-dehydrogenase gives MRFKKKSVIVTGAARGIGLAVAEAFVKEGAMVTVVDKDRKGREAAERLGRVSGGGAMFVGADVSKPFEVDDVVRMAVETFGGIDILVNNAAVGVPGSITGVPPNDWRQVLEVNLTGAYLFSRSCVPEMEERGGGAIVNIASAQGLAAEQDNAAYIASKGGLVALTKSMALDLAPLNIRVNAVCPGAIATEKVEETLAGYPDPEKARRDWADLHALRRLGTPEEVAAAVLFLAGAEASFITGAVLPVDGGMLASFGMAGRPVD, from the coding sequence GTGCGGTTTAAGAAGAAATCAGTGATCGTGACCGGTGCGGCCCGGGGGATCGGCCTGGCCGTCGCGGAGGCCTTCGTGAAGGAGGGGGCGATGGTGACGGTGGTCGACAAGGACCGGAAGGGACGGGAAGCGGCGGAGAGGCTCGGCCGGGTAAGCGGGGGCGGGGCCATGTTCGTCGGTGCCGACGTGTCCAAGCCCTTCGAGGTGGACGACGTCGTGCGCATGGCCGTCGAGACTTTCGGCGGCATCGACATCCTGGTGAACAACGCCGCCGTCGGCGTACCCGGGAGCATCACGGGCGTTCCGCCGAACGACTGGCGCCAGGTGCTGGAAGTGAACCTGACCGGGGCGTACCTGTTTTCCCGGTCCTGTGTGCCGGAGATGGAGGAGCGCGGGGGCGGGGCCATCGTCAACATCGCCTCGGCGCAGGGTCTGGCCGCCGAACAGGACAACGCCGCCTACATCGCCTCCAAAGGGGGGCTCGTCGCCCTGACGAAGAGTATGGCGCTGGACCTGGCGCCCCTGAACATCCGGGTGAACGCGGTTTGCCCGGGCGCCATCGCCACCGAAAAGGTGGAAGAGACGCTGGCCGGCTACCCCGACCCGGAAAAGGCCCGCCGCGACTGGGCGGATTTGCACGCGCTCCGGCGCCTCGGAACCCCGGAGGAGGTGGCCGCGGCCGTGCTCTTCCTGGCCGGCGCGGAAGCCTCGTTCATCACCGGGGCGGTGCTGCCGGTGGACGGCGGGATGCTCGCCTCCTTCGGGATGGCCGGCCGCCCGGTCGATTAG
- a CDS encoding ATP-binding cassette domain-containing protein — translation MNAFEILDLHYTYPDGTPALRGLSLEAPAGSRTALLGANGSGKSTLLLHLNGLLAAGRGSVRVFGRAVGPDSLREIRRRVGLVFQNPDDQLFSTSVAEDVAFGPRNLGLSPGEVRRRVRRAMDTVGIAALAQRPPHHLSLGQKKRAAIAGVLAMEPDLLVLDEPTAGLDPSGVRQLMELLTVFHAQGRTIVLATHDVDLAYAWADRAVVLADGRLAAAGPAALLEDEELMRAAGLELPVLLKVFRGLGVKPRDAGSANAWIRRHCGRRPD, via the coding sequence TTGAATGCTTTCGAGATCTTGGACCTGCACTACACCTATCCGGACGGCACCCCCGCGCTGCGGGGCCTCTCCCTGGAGGCGCCGGCCGGGTCCCGGACGGCCCTTTTGGGGGCGAACGGAAGCGGGAAGAGCACACTTTTGCTGCACTTAAACGGCCTGCTGGCCGCGGGGCGTGGCTCGGTCCGGGTGTTCGGCCGCGCGGTCGGCCCGGACAGCCTCCGCGAAATCCGCCGCCGGGTCGGCCTCGTTTTCCAGAACCCCGACGACCAGCTGTTTTCCACCTCGGTCGCGGAGGACGTGGCCTTCGGTCCCCGGAACCTGGGGCTCAGCCCCGGAGAGGTCCGGCGCCGGGTACGGCGGGCCATGGATACGGTGGGCATCGCCGCGCTCGCCCAGCGGCCGCCGCACCACTTGAGCCTGGGCCAAAAGAAGCGGGCGGCCATCGCCGGGGTGCTGGCGATGGAGCCGGACCTATTGGTGCTGGACGAACCCACCGCCGGCCTTGACCCTTCCGGGGTACGCCAGCTGATGGAACTCCTGACCGTGTTTCACGCCCAGGGTCGGACCATCGTCCTGGCCACCCACGACGTGGATTTGGCTTACGCTTGGGCTGACCGGGCGGTTGTTCTGGCGGACGGCCGGCTGGCGGCCGCCGGTCCCGCCGCCCTGCTGGAGGATGAGGAGCTGATGCGCGCGGCCGGCTTGGAGCTGCCCGTGCTGCTCAAGGTGTTCCGGGGCCTGGGCGTTAAGCCGCGCGACGCCGGTTCGGCCAACGCCTGGATCCGCCGGCACTGCGGGCGGCGACCAGACTGA
- the cbiQ gene encoding cobalt ECF transporter T component CbiQ → MGHIHVQDIDAHAGLDSWLHRWEPRLKIAAGTVFVVGVILLKSLPLAAAAFGLAALAVFSAGLPARFLAGRFLWVLPFLSLMFITLALGNGLPLSAAGLIFAALVCLKALTAVTVMVALLGTQPLQTLLSALAHLRLPPLPLTALFLTYRYLFLFRDELHAAQRSLAARAFRPGLDRRSFRAFGELTGTVLLGALDRSERVHRAMSARGFEGRLPAGPVRAVRAADLAKGLVSVAAVILLVVLDRGLLY, encoded by the coding sequence GTGGGGCACATCCACGTTCAAGACATTGACGCGCACGCCGGGCTGGACTCCTGGCTGCACCGCTGGGAACCGCGGCTCAAAATCGCCGCCGGCACAGTCTTTGTGGTCGGGGTGATATTGCTGAAATCGCTGCCCTTGGCGGCCGCCGCCTTCGGCTTGGCGGCGCTGGCGGTGTTTTCCGCCGGGTTGCCGGCCCGTTTTTTGGCCGGCCGGTTTTTGTGGGTGCTGCCCTTCCTAAGCCTGATGTTCATCACCCTGGCTCTGGGCAACGGGTTGCCGCTCTCGGCGGCCGGCCTGATTTTCGCGGCCTTGGTTTGCCTGAAGGCTCTGACCGCCGTTACGGTGATGGTCGCCCTGCTGGGGACCCAGCCCCTGCAAACCCTGTTGAGCGCTCTGGCTCATCTGCGCCTGCCCCCTCTGCCGTTGACGGCGCTCTTTCTTACCTACCGCTACCTGTTCCTGTTCCGGGACGAACTCCACGCCGCCCAGCGTTCCCTGGCCGCCCGCGCCTTCCGGCCGGGCCTGGACCGGCGTTCCTTCCGTGCTTTCGGTGAATTGACCGGGACGGTGCTCCTGGGGGCGTTGGACCGCTCCGAACGGGTGCACCGTGCCATGTCCGCCCGGGGCTTCGAAGGACGGCTGCCCGCCGGCCCGGTGCGGGCGGTGCGGGCCGCCGACCTGGCCAAGGGACTGGTTTCGGTGGCGGCCGTCATCCTGCTGGTGGTGTTGGACCGGGGGCTGCTCTATTGA
- the cbiM gene encoding cobalt transporter CbiM, producing MLKATKVGVPERGGPWSFVFRRKGDVGVLHIADGVLSVPVVGAAAVAAGGLLWYSARGLKAEDVPRISLLAGAFFVSSLVRVPVGVTSVHPVLLGLTGVLLGRRAPLAVFLGLLLQALLFQHGGLTTLGANLLIMGVPALLAGLAFPVLRRVPPALRGALGGGLAVVLAVAVMVFFLVLSAEYYLNGPFSLVYVLSASYLPVLAVEAALTGFAVRLLQRVRPELIGSGPRS from the coding sequence ATGCTCAAGGCCACGAAGGTCGGCGTCCCAGAAAGGGGCGGCCCGTGGTCTTTCGTTTTTCGGCGGAAGGGAGATGTGGGAGTTTTGCATATCGCGGACGGAGTGTTGAGCGTGCCCGTGGTGGGTGCGGCGGCCGTGGCCGCCGGCGGACTCCTGTGGTACTCCGCCCGGGGCTTGAAAGCGGAGGATGTGCCGCGCATCAGCCTCCTGGCGGGCGCCTTCTTCGTTTCGTCCTTGGTCCGGGTGCCCGTCGGTGTTACCAGCGTACATCCCGTGCTGCTGGGGCTGACCGGGGTGCTCCTGGGCCGCCGGGCCCCGCTGGCCGTCTTTCTGGGGCTCCTGCTTCAGGCGCTCCTTTTCCAACACGGCGGGCTGACCACCCTGGGAGCGAACCTGCTGATCATGGGGGTGCCGGCCTTACTCGCCGGTCTTGCCTTTCCGGTTCTCCGCCGCGTGCCGCCCGCCCTGCGCGGCGCTCTGGGCGGTGGGCTGGCCGTGGTCCTGGCAGTGGCGGTAATGGTGTTTTTCCTGGTTTTGAGCGCGGAATACTATTTAAACGGGCCGTTCTCGCTGGTGTACGTCTTGTCGGCTTCCTATCTGCCGGTCCTGGCGGTCGAGGCGGCGCTGACCGGCTTTGCGGTGCGCCTGCTGCAGCGGGTCCGGCCGGAGTTGATCGGGAGCGGGCCGCGGTCTTGA
- a CDS encoding DVU0772 family protein, with the protein MEDESVHFGERRTGYAFIVDVAFGEPRLSIYHVTRFGSQCEDVGKQPPNELLLKALAEQGASLGKDGMYNINHELRLWIEEHVL; encoded by the coding sequence GTGGAAGACGAAAGTGTTCATTTCGGTGAGCGGCGTACCGGCTACGCCTTTATAGTGGACGTGGCCTTCGGGGAACCCCGGCTCTCCATTTACCACGTCACCCGCTTCGGCAGCCAGTGCGAAGACGTGGGAAAACAGCCCCCGAACGAACTGCTCTTGAAGGCCCTCGCCGAACAAGGCGCCTCCCTTGGCAAGGACGGGATGTACAACATCAACCACGAACTGCGGCTGTGGATCGAGGAGCACGTTCTATAG
- a CDS encoding isoaspartyl peptidase/L-asparaginase, with the protein MEIIALHGGLDTSRKPEYISVLEAAVHKGHRLLDTGRVPAVEAVLKVLEDSPRFNCGYGSVLNLDGEVEMDAAIVDGVTCRFAAVAAIRAVANPIAVARRLMEETNQVILAGLGAVKFARDQGFPEANCVSEEQLEAWRKAKESLARGEEPEQNLFTGLEYHADTVGCVVWDGQGLAAASSTGGYSLKRPGRVGDTSVLGGGIYASRAGATVCTGVGEAFIETLTAKHVDDLIAAGAHPQEAARKALGRLAGMKGVQGGILALDAQGRIGAAFNAGRFPVVVSINGVLQRGFQPVNLNDLN; encoded by the coding sequence ATGGAGATCATCGCACTGCACGGCGGTCTGGACACCAGCCGCAAACCGGAGTATATCAGCGTTCTGGAGGCCGCCGTCCATAAAGGGCACCGGCTCTTGGACACCGGGCGCGTGCCGGCCGTGGAAGCCGTACTGAAAGTCCTGGAGGACTCCCCGCGCTTCAACTGCGGCTACGGATCAGTGCTGAACCTGGACGGCGAAGTGGAAATGGACGCCGCCATCGTGGACGGCGTTACCTGTCGTTTCGCAGCGGTGGCAGCCATCCGGGCCGTGGCAAACCCCATCGCGGTGGCCCGCAGATTGATGGAGGAAACCAACCAGGTAATCCTGGCCGGATTGGGAGCAGTGAAGTTCGCCCGGGACCAGGGTTTTCCTGAGGCAAACTGTGTTTCCGAAGAGCAGCTTGAAGCTTGGCGTAAAGCCAAGGAGAGCCTGGCCCGGGGTGAAGAGCCCGAACAAAACCTGTTCACCGGGTTGGAATACCACGCCGACACCGTCGGCTGTGTGGTCTGGGACGGGCAAGGATTGGCGGCGGCTTCGTCCACCGGCGGCTATTCGCTGAAGCGGCCGGGCCGGGTCGGGGACACCTCGGTCCTGGGCGGCGGCATCTACGCGTCAAGGGCCGGCGCCACGGTCTGCACCGGGGTGGGCGAAGCCTTCATCGAAACCCTGACCGCCAAACACGTGGATGATTTGATCGCCGCGGGCGCCCACCCCCAGGAAGCAGCCCGCAAGGCGTTGGGCAGGCTGGCCGGGATGAAGGGGGTTCAGGGCGGGATTCTGGCCCTCGATGCCCAGGGGCGAATCGGCGCCGCCTTCAACGCGGGCCGTTTTCCAGTGGTCGTCTCGATAAACGGTGTGCTACAAAGGGGTTTTCAACCGGTAAACCTCAACGATCTGAACTAG
- a CDS encoding gamma-glutamylcyclotransferase, with amino-acid sequence MSSAVFVYGTLMRGRSNHRFLSKARFLGPALVHEAGLFAVTPHYPGVVREPGKTVRGEVYEVDGPTLAALDRLEGTGELYRRELFPAVLEETGETVPAWVYLWLGPVPPGSEVPLERQPWRPVHACGRRPSLVPTARWPRPDTPAWRLLHHQPRTTASRRPVPETAAAGARPAGTLRVLHLLAQQPGKTGSGIYLEALVRHGARAGIAQRVVVGIPAGAPLPVLSPLAEGQVHAVRFGAPPADFPVPGMSDVMPYESTRFSEFTPAVLDGYLQAFHDTLTQAVKDFHPHLIHSHHLWLVTALARVMFPETPLVCTCHGTDLRQLELVPALAPFVVPACSGVDRVLALHSGHVEKIAGRYGLPPGRVVPVGAGYRDDIFRPAATCLVPRRREVLNIVYAGKLSRAKGLPWLIEAVNRLDPPGGLTVRLLVAGSGGGEEAAAIQQQAAVAGDRVTLLGALPQEELAKVFRSADLFVLPSFYEGLPLVVLESVACGCRVVVTDLPGMDTWLPPALDRSGLVERVPRPRLRGPDEPEPEDLSRFTADLAVAITRQLERCLRGEPLPSGQIAGLLAAMTWEGVCRRVQEVYRQTLAEEAREAMGLSNSPPGSAHFSWPGTGRRPPPE; translated from the coding sequence GTGTCTTCAGCGGTTTTCGTGTACGGTACCCTGATGCGGGGAAGGAGCAACCACCGCTTCCTGAGTAAGGCACGTTTCCTCGGTCCGGCACTGGTTCATGAGGCCGGTCTGTTCGCGGTCACCCCGCATTATCCCGGGGTGGTGCGCGAGCCGGGAAAGACGGTGCGCGGCGAGGTATACGAAGTTGACGGTCCGACCCTGGCGGCGCTGGACCGCCTGGAAGGCACGGGCGAACTCTACCGCCGCGAGCTGTTTCCGGCGGTTCTCGAAGAAACGGGGGAAACGGTGCCGGCCTGGGTGTACCTGTGGCTGGGGCCCGTGCCGCCCGGGAGCGAAGTCCCGCTGGAACGGCAGCCCTGGCGGCCGGTCCACGCCTGCGGTCGGCGCCCAAGTCTTGTACCCACCGCGCGCTGGCCGCGGCCGGACACCCCGGCCTGGCGCCTTCTGCACCACCAACCCCGAACAACGGCCTCCCGCCGCCCGGTTCCGGAAACCGCTGCGGCCGGCGCCCGACCGGCCGGTACGCTGCGGGTCCTGCACCTGCTTGCGCAGCAACCGGGCAAGACCGGCAGCGGGATCTACCTCGAAGCCCTGGTGCGTCACGGGGCCCGCGCCGGCATCGCCCAACGGGTGGTGGTGGGGATCCCGGCCGGGGCCCCGTTACCGGTACTGAGCCCTCTGGCAGAGGGGCAGGTCCACGCGGTCCGGTTCGGCGCGCCGCCCGCCGACTTCCCGGTGCCCGGGATGAGCGACGTCATGCCATATGAGAGCACCCGCTTTTCGGAGTTCACCCCGGCCGTTTTGGACGGCTACCTGCAGGCGTTTCACGACACGCTGACCCAAGCGGTGAAAGACTTCCACCCGCACCTCATCCACAGTCACCACCTGTGGCTGGTCACCGCCCTCGCCCGGGTGATGTTTCCCGAAACCCCCCTGGTCTGCACATGCCACGGCACCGACCTGCGCCAGTTGGAACTGGTCCCGGCCCTGGCGCCGTTTGTCGTGCCCGCCTGTTCGGGGGTGGACCGCGTACTGGCCCTGCACTCCGGCCACGTGGAAAAGATTGCCGGGCGCTACGGCCTGCCCCCTGGACGCGTCGTCCCCGTGGGCGCCGGCTACCGGGACGACATCTTCCGGCCGGCCGCCACCTGTCTCGTGCCCCGCAGGCGGGAGGTCTTGAACATCGTGTACGCCGGCAAACTGAGCCGGGCCAAGGGCCTGCCCTGGCTGATCGAAGCCGTAAACCGGCTTGACCCTCCCGGGGGGCTCACGGTACGCCTGCTGGTCGCGGGCTCCGGGGGAGGGGAGGAAGCGGCCGCCATCCAGCAACAGGCTGCCGTCGCCGGGGACCGCGTCACTCTCCTGGGCGCCCTGCCCCAGGAGGAGCTGGCGAAGGTCTTCAGGAGCGCCGACCTGTTTGTCCTGCCTTCGTTCTATGAAGGTTTGCCGCTGGTGGTGCTGGAGTCCGTTGCCTGCGGCTGCCGGGTGGTGGTGACCGACCTGCCCGGAATGGACACGTGGCTCCCGCCGGCGCTGGACCGCTCCGGCCTTGTGGAACGGGTGCCCCGGCCCCGCCTGCGCGGGCCGGACGAGCCCGAACCGGAGGACCTTTCCCGGTTCACGGCCGACCTTGCGGTCGCCATCACCCGGCAACTAGAGCGCTGCCTCCGGGGCGAACCACTGCCGTCCGGCCAAATTGCCGGTTTGCTTGCGGCCATGACCTGGGAGGGTGTTTGCCGCCGCGTGCAGGAAGTGTACCGGCAGACCTTGGCTGAGGAGGCCAGGGAAGCGATGGGGCTGTCTAACTCGCCACCCGGTTCCGCCCATTTTTCTTGGCCCGGTACAGGGCGGCGTCCGCCGCCTGAATGA
- a CDS encoding GGDEF domain-containing protein — protein MKSGIAKPLALLTVPFGVVALSCVWLVNVETDPALGPLIGYSPYSVFLVGLVLSWWFHQGRIFFTTFALSAAYFFVFGYHPPGFDAGFYRSTVYLAVTFLLPLNILVLAFLKERGISTPRGKACFAAIFVQLALVAGVLSSGDADIVAVLGAPLLKTGIGVATPLPQLSILMFLTAFLALGARYFWRSSFLDACLAGVLTALLLAFHFNAGTATPLFFAVAGLLLVIALIHQAYAMAYLDELTGLPGRRALRQETMKLGPDYTIAMVDIDLFKQVNDRYGHAVGDQVLKFVAAALRQISGGGRPFRYGGEEFTIVFPGRTVEETAAHLEELRKAIAARPFILRGKDRPKKKPRQANKEKTARGKVKITVSIGVSERKKEHGTPEEVIQAADAALYRAKKNGRNRVAS, from the coding sequence ATGAAGTCGGGCATCGCAAAACCGCTGGCCTTGCTGACAGTGCCGTTTGGGGTGGTGGCGCTTTCCTGCGTTTGGCTGGTGAACGTGGAGACCGACCCCGCACTGGGGCCGCTGATAGGGTACTCACCATACAGCGTGTTCCTGGTGGGGTTGGTTCTCAGTTGGTGGTTCCACCAAGGCCGGATCTTCTTCACCACCTTCGCGCTTTCAGCCGCTTACTTCTTTGTGTTTGGCTATCATCCCCCGGGTTTTGACGCGGGTTTCTACCGAAGCACAGTCTACCTGGCGGTTACTTTTCTGCTGCCGTTGAACATCCTGGTGTTGGCCTTTCTCAAAGAACGGGGAATCTCAACCCCCAGGGGAAAAGCCTGCTTCGCCGCCATTTTCGTGCAACTGGCCCTGGTTGCTGGTGTGCTGTCGTCCGGAGATGCGGACATTGTGGCAGTCCTCGGTGCCCCCCTGCTGAAGACCGGTATTGGGGTGGCCACCCCGTTGCCCCAACTGTCCATCCTGATGTTTCTGACCGCGTTTCTGGCACTGGGCGCCAGGTACTTCTGGCGCAGTTCTTTCCTGGACGCCTGTCTTGCCGGAGTACTGACCGCACTATTGCTCGCCTTTCATTTCAACGCCGGAACAGCCACCCCCTTGTTTTTTGCCGTGGCCGGGCTTCTGCTGGTCATCGCCCTTATTCACCAGGCGTACGCCATGGCTTATCTGGACGAACTGACCGGGCTCCCCGGCCGGCGCGCCCTCCGGCAGGAAACGATGAAGCTCGGCCCAGACTACACGATCGCCATGGTGGACATCGATTTGTTCAAGCAGGTCAATGACCGGTACGGGCACGCCGTGGGAGACCAGGTCCTGAAGTTTGTGGCCGCGGCGTTGCGGCAGATTTCCGGAGGGGGACGGCCGTTCCGGTACGGCGGCGAAGAGTTCACCATTGTCTTTCCGGGAAGGACAGTGGAAGAAACGGCGGCACACCTTGAAGAGCTGAGGAAGGCCATCGCTGCAAGGCCGTTTATCCTGCGGGGAAAGGACCGGCCCAAAAAGAAACCCCGGCAGGCGAACAAGGAGAAAACCGCCCGGGGAAAAGTGAAGATAACCGTCAGCATCGGCGTTTCCGAAAGGAAGAAGGAGCACGGCACCCCCGAGGAAGTCATTCAGGCGGCGGACGCCGCCCTGTACCGGGCCAAGAAAAATGGGCGGAACCGGGTGGCGAGTTAG